The proteins below are encoded in one region of Fulvia fulva chromosome 9, complete sequence:
- a CDS encoding Serine/threonine-protein kinase US3, protein MTYLHEGAELVAESGRTYLAVDSLGQDNVWIGAEKGKDDHVVILKSPGPDDAPGVWPKFQQEMTMHELFKDCPTIREQVDRIAPDDSGSPPILVLEMIATTVWMARKKRPFTRSEIFAIVRGLLESLRDVHAKGLVYSDIKMPNIMLGGFENNNPSDGSDLTVKLGDLGEVMYPSSGTAQPIAYRAPEVFFKGEIGPASDIWAVGLVLSHLLEAQTHFSETGLYNDLFHEDSTADQSAQVLRSAISNDYDLKNTECYQGCALPFSKGADHVNRWDGLRERLSPADVAFLEEIMKADPRERPTAASLLQHPWFKNNDAPSDYVSQVEASADDGMKDTESAQGVDGNLPQAPQHTLPNSHAPIEFQSINESMAGKEMVVGTEPSRPTQTIASDKEKAPQDAANSSYAPIEFQSIDESTIRTSVEANDSKPEAHPGSDAIPVAAPQLSPVRAFSPIIFQDIHTIGVPNDFSDEAVSRISNAQKRLSARGVNSVQLNNQPLVDSKHKRESIHFRPISVGSASGLGDA, encoded by the coding sequence ATGACTTATCTACACGAAGGTGCCGAGCTCGTAGCAGAGTCCGGCAGGACATATCTGGCTGTGGACTCCCTAGGCCAGGACAATGTCTGGATCGGCGCTGAGAAGGGCAAGGACGACCATGTCGTCATATTAAAGTCTCCAGGACCAGACGATGCCCCTGGAGTCTGGCCAAAGTTCCAACAGGAGATGACCATGCACGAGCTGTTCAAAGACTGCCCGACAATCAGAGAACAGGTCGACCGCATCGCTCCTGATGACTCTGGATCGCCACCCATCTTGGTCCTGGAAATGATCGCAACGACTGTCTGGATGGCCAGGAAGAAGAGACCTTTTACCAGATCAGAGATCTTCGCCATCGTCAGAGGTCTTCTGGAGAGTCTTCGAGACGTACATGCTAAGGGCTTGGTGTATTCCGATATCAAGATGCCAAACATAATGCTGGGCGGCTTTGAAAACAACAACCCATCAGACGGCAGCGATTTGACAGTCAAACTTGGCGATCTGGGCGAGGTCATGTATCCATCGAGTGGTACTGCACAACCCATCGCCTACCGAGCACCTGAAGTGTTTTTCAAGGGCGAGATCGGACCGGCCTCCGACATCTGGGCAGTCGGACTGGTACTGTCACACCTTCTGGAAGCGCAAACACACTTCTCCGAGACTGGGCTGTACAACGATCTGTTCCACGAGGACAGTACCGCAGATCAGTCAGCGCAGGTCTTGCGCTCCGCCATCTCGAACGACTACGACTTGAAGAATACCGAGTGTTATCAGGGATGTGCTTTACCATTCTCGAAGGGTGCAGACCACGTCAACCGATGGGATGGACTGCGGGAAAGGCTTTCGCCCGCTGACGTTGCATTTCTGGAAGAGATCATGAAGGCTGATCCTCGAGAGCGGCCAACCGCTGCTAGCTTACTGCAGCATCCATGGTTCAAGAACAATGATGCTCCCTCTGACTATGTTTCGCAAGTCGAAGCCAGCGCAGATGACGGCATGAAGGATACTGAGTCTGCCCAGGGAGTCGACGGTAATCTTCCGCAGGCGCCTCAGCATACACTACCCAACTCGCATGCGCCGATCGAGTTCCAGAGCATCAACGAATCCATGGCTGGGAAGGAAATGGTTGTCGGCACTGAGCCATCCAGGCCTACTCAAACCATCGCAAGCGACAAAGAGAAGGCACCTCAGGATGCTGCAAACAGCTCGTACGCTCCAATTGAGTTCCAAAGCATCGACGAGAGTACAATTCGCACGAGCGTTGAAGCTAACGATTCAAAACCAGAAGCTCATCCAGGAAGCGACGCCATTCCTGTCGCAGCTCCTCAACTCAGTCCAGTCAGAGCCTTCAGCCCAATCATATTCCAGGACATCCATACTATCGGCGTGCCCAACGACTTCTCCGACGAAGCTGTATCGAGAATCAGCAACGCACAGAAGCGACTATCGGCACGCGGTGTCAATTCTGTTCAGCTGAACAACCAGCCGCTCGTCGACAGCAAGCATAAACGGGAAAGCATACATTTTCGGCCGATCTCTGTAGGATCAGCATCTGGTCTGGGAGATGCTTGA
- a CDS encoding Cytochrome P450 monooxygenase mpaDE, translated as MREHIYSWKVRNTHPSRSHHPTLQRSHNMSNQPQAKPAPNLNLPKSDNVCEVAIIDTTCDLVCHPSTLIEPDIPSHEWLNLPTYSFYIKNKRSGEQVLFDLGSRRDWQNLVPHVYDVVSVRVPGLKVEKEVIDIIKDGGVNPDEIKAMILSHWHYDHSGNISRLNKKTDIVVGPGFKKAFEPGFPANPQSTFYEADFEGRKFIEPAFSDDFKIGGYQAHDYFGDGSLYVLNIPGHTTGHISALVRTTPETFIFMGGDVCHFTGVIRPSQYIPLPDPIPKNTVLDPRLSAPCPCSIFTKCHPDQDNSRTSAFYRCSTGGPYGSWYDDPATAMQSIASLFEFDADPNVMVLIAHDSAPKDSLTFFPNGTLNDWKSKGHKEAMHWHFVNELPVGGKQERNPLTDGLYRDDGQGLKKVKTMYGEPV; from the exons ATGCGCGAACATATATACTCTTGGAAAGTACGTAATACACATCCATCAAGGTCACACCATCCAACCCTGCAAAGATCACACAACATGTCTAACCAGCCACAAGCCAAGCCAGCACCGAATCTCAACCTTCCCAAGAGCGATAACGTCTGCGAAGTTGCGATTATTGACACTACTTGCGATTTGGTGTGTCATCCGTCGACGTTGATCGAGCCGGATATTCCTAGCCATGAGTGGTTGAATCTGCCCACTTACTCCTTCTACATCAAAAACAAAAGATCCGGTGAGCAGGTCCTCTTTGACCTTGGCAGTCGTCGCGATTGGCAGAATCTGGTGCCACATGTGTACGATGTCGTGAGTGTGCGCGTTCCAGGCTTGAAGGTTGAGAAGGAGGTTATAG ACATCATCAAAGATGGCGGCGTCAACCCAGATGAGATCAAAGCGATGATACTGAGCCATTGGCACTATGACCACTCAGGCAACATTTCCCGCCTGAACAAGAAGACCGATATCGTCGTAGGACCAGGCTTCAAGAAAGCTTTCGAGCCAGGATTCCCAGCAAACCCGCAATCCACATTCTACGAGGCAGACTTTGAAGGCCGGAAGTTCATCGAGCCAGCATTCAGTGATGACTTCAAGATCGGTGGCTACCAGGCTCATGATTACTTCGGAGACGGCAGTCTGTACGTCCTCAATATACCAGGACACACCACCGGCCACATCTCGGCGCTTGTGAGGACCACACCAGAAACTTTCATCTTCATGGGTGGTGATGTCTGCCACTTCACCGGAGTGATCCGACCGTCACAGTATATCCCTCTGCCAGATCCGATCCCCAAGAATACCGTCCTCGATCCACGATTGTCGGCTCCTTGCCCTTGCTCGATCTTCACAAAGTGCCATCCAGACCAGGATAACAGTCGGACGAGTGCTTTCTATCGATGCAGTACGGGAGGACCTTATGGCTCGTGGTATGATGATCCGGCCACTGCTATGCAAAGCATCGCGTCGCTTTTCGAGTTCGATGCCGATCCGAATGTTATGGTCTTGATCGCGCATGACTCTGCGCCTAAGGACTCCTTGACTTTCTTCCCGAATGGTACACTGAATGACTGGAAGTCTAAGGGGCACAAAGAAGCCATGCACTGGCATTTTGTGAACGAACTGCCTGTAGGTGGGAAGCAGGAAAGGAATCCGTTGACAGATGGTCTTTATCGGGATGATGGTCAGGGACTCAAGAAGGTCAAGACCATGTATGGCGAGCCGGTATGA
- a CDS encoding DNA-directed RNA polymerase I subunit rpa1 — protein sequence MNISQPVSSQLQGVSFGCLSKKDISALSAKRITNATTFDTLLNPVPGGLYTSELGQFGDNPCGTCGLKNPQCPGHPGHIELPVPCYHPTFMEQVLRLLRAACIYCGKLKLKRVLVARYICKLRLVRYGLLKELTELDEVEYRSVKGQQTAASGSEDDDDDEGDADVKAITQQFEQFTKDSIRRAKKAGTLGEAKTEVIKNARTAITRQFMADIVKGKKCGNCGGINHTYRKDRFVKIFRKKLSEKDHVAMVQQGKKAKDPVVEMQKLKRAERSRKRKRDMDEGVADMDISSEEEGDDVDMDESSEGEPEIAGGNLVDEASEERSSSTKTSSKSDQDYINPSQVKAHLEQLFDRDAEIMNLVYGVDLKKSTERLSADMFFLESVIVPPNRYRPEAKTSSTEISEAQENGLYKDIITTSESITAIQRELTTKEPQTVSRYRARTYADLENAWLQLQENVNVVIDRNLSPLQGRAGARNADGVKQKLEKKEGMFRKYMMGKRVNFAARTVISPDPNIETNEIGVPPVFAVKLTYPEPVNQHNYEDMQQAVKNGPHVWPGAVAIESETGAVLNLANKTADERLALANSLLAPSVGSNVHGARPKKVHRHLNNGDIVIMNRQPTLHKPSMMCHKARVLPGEKTLRMHYANCNTYNADFDGDEMNMHFPQNELARAEALLIADTDHQYLSGTAGNPLRGLIQDHISMCVWLTNRDLFFERGEYMNLLYSALRPEDRHTESNRLETVPPAIIKPKPLWTGKQVISTVLKNLQPAGTAGLNMTGKSTTAATMWGEHGKEEGVVIFKDGELMQGILDKKQIGPAAGGLVNAVYEAYGYRAAGRLLSILGRLLTKLLHMRAFSCGVEDLIFTRKGEEDRRAALAGADSVGLKVAAKYVSLEDQKPKSDDRELRKRLEDVLRDDDKMQGLDSLMNNSTRDLSGDVSNRCMPAGLTKPFPKNQMQTMTTSGAKGSKVNVNLISCNLGQQVLEGRRVPVMVSGKTLPCFKPFESSVRAGGYIVDRFLTGIRPQEYFFHAMAGREGLIDTAVKTSRSGYLQRCLIKGMEGLRAEHDSSVRHTEDGSVIQFLYGEDGLDIGKAKYLSDFKFTAENYLSLFHTYQMDESKQLLDDEVKDHAKAAEKKFRKTGDLGSSEPALSLYPPGVHGGSISERVLADAREWLDKDQERLIKDKKKNPNGIVSKKNFNNILDMRYLKSVVEPGEAVGVVAGQSVGEPSTQMTLNTFHLAGHAAKNVTLGIPRLREIVMTAAANISTPAMTLVMNPGISVDDAKKFAKGISKLKLSEIVDNVSVTESVGKGVGYGEARKYDVKLDFFPSDEYQKEYAITIQDVVATIEHRLLPRLQAATRKELKKRGAQKSLKTAAGDDALPEIGQSAGRVEEERARPEGGREGGEDDSDGEGDDDATRDKSKSNKQQAGYDAYEDDEEQNIRQRQVTPEPIDGEEDETYGGSPRSSVEPEEDGPGARSEAKDRAARIRGNDKTHDIVAFNFDDKKGATCSFTMEYDSASAKILMLNIVETALHQALIQSVPGMALCMLDEEGTKEADGKPILAASGTNITAMWDYQHIVHPHHIYTNSIHEILIHYGVEAARNAIVKEISGVFGGHGISVDTRHLTLIADYMTRDGAYQAFSRMGYRNNPSPFMKMSFETTLNFLRDAVLEGDFDDLEGPSARIVAGRVGKMGTGGFDVLMPLAESQEVEEDEDVEMED from the coding sequence ATGAACATCTCACAGCCCGTCTCCTCACAGCTGCAGGGCGTCAGCTTTGGCTGCTTGTCGAAAAAGGACATAAGCGCCCTGTCAGCGAAACGAATAACGAATGCGACAACCTTCGACACTCTACTAAACCCTGTGCCTGGAGGTCTATACACGTCAGAACTAGGACAGTTTGGCGACAATCCATGTGGGACATGTGGCCTCAAGAATCCGCAATGTCCAGGTCACCCGGGTCATATCGAACTACCAGTGCCATGCTATCACCCAACATTCATGGAGCAGGTCTTGCGACTACTCCGGGCAGCATGCATATATTGTGGCAAGTTGAAACTGAAGAGAGTCTTGGTCGCGAGATACATATGTAAACTAAGGCTTGTGAGGTATGGCCTGCTGAAAGAGCTGACTGAGCTTGACGAGGTCGAGTACAGAAGTGTTAAGGGACAGCAGACTGCAGCATCTGGATCCGAGGACGACGATGACGACGAGGGAGATGCCGATGTCAAGGCGATCACACAGCAGTTCGAGCAGTTCACGAAAGACTCCATTCGGCGGGCGAAGAAGGCAGGTACCCTTGGTGAGGCCAAGACGGAGGTCATCAAGAATGCGAGGACAGCCATCACTCGACAGTTCATGGCAGATATCGTGAAGGGGAAGAAGTGCGGGAACTGTGGTGGCATCAATCACACCTATCGAAAGGACCGATTCGTCAAGATCTTCAGGAAGAAGCTTTCGGAGAAGGACCATGTCGCAATGGTGCAGCAAGGAAAGAAGGCGAAGGATCCTGTTGTCGAGATGCAGAAGCTCAAGCGGGCAGAAAGAAGCCGGAAGAGGAAGCGCGACATGGATGAGGGTGTAGCAGACATGGACATCAGCTCAGAAGAGGAAGGCGATGATGTGGACATGGACGAAAGCTCCGAAGGTGAACCTGAGATTGCTGGAGGAAACCTGGTTGATGAGGCTTCAGAAGAGCGTTCTTCAAGCACAAAGACATCGAGCAAATCAGACCAGGACTACATCAACCCAAGCCAAGTGAAGGCGCATCTGGAACAGCTCTTCGATCGTGATGCCGAAATAATGAACTTGGTCTATGGAGTCGACCTGAAGAAGAGCACTGAACGATTATCCGCCGACATGTTCTTCCTGGAGAGCGTGATTGTCCCACCGAATCGTTATCGACCCGAAGCGAAGACCAGCAGCACCGAGATCTCTGAGGCGCAAGAGAACGGGCTGTACAAAGATATCATCACCACGAGCGAATCGATAACAGCGATACAGCGAGAATTGACCACAAAGGAGCCACAGACCGTGTCGAGATATCGCGCGAGAACATATGCTGATCTTGAAAACGCATGGCTGCAGCTGCAAGAGAATGTCAACGTTGTGATAGATCGAAATCTGTCGCCCTTGCAGGGACGAGCTGGAGCTCGAAACGCTGATGGTGTGAAGCAAAAGCTGGAGAAGAAAGAGGGCATGTTCAGAAAGTACATGATGGGCAAGCGTGTGAACTTTGCTGCGCGTACAGTCATTTCACCCGATCCGAACATTGAAACGAACGAGATTGGTGtcccgcctgtctttgcTGTCAAGCTTACCTACCCGGAGCCGGTGAATCAGCACAACTATGAGGATATGCAGCAAGCTGTCAAGAACGGACCTCATGTTTGGCCTGGTGCAGTCGCGATCGAAAGCGAGACTGGAGCTGTGCTGAATCTTGCGAACAAGACGGCGGACGAGCGGCTAGCCTTGGCCAACTCGTTACTTGCGCCGTCTGTTGGCAGCAATGTGCACGGAGCGAGACCAAAGAAGGTGCATCGACATCTGAACAACGGCGACATAGTCATCATGAACAGACAGCCGACACTGCATAAGCCGAGTATGATGTGTCACAAAGCACGAGTACTACCTGGGGAAAAGACGCTTCGTATGCACTATGCCAACTGCAACACGTACAACGCCGATTTCGATGGTGACGAGATGAACATGCACTTTCCACAAAACGAGCTGGCGCGAGCAGAGGCCCTCCTTATCGCGGACACCGACCATCAATACCTTTCTGGAACTGCTGGAAACCCTCTGCGAGGTCTCATTCAAGATCACATCTCGATGTGTGTCTGGCTGACGAATCGAGACTTGTTCTTCGAGCGAGGTGAGTACATGAATTTGCTCTACTCAGCTCTACGCCCCGAGGACCGCCATACCGAAAGCAATCGGTTGGAGACTGTGCCGCCCGCGATAATCAAGCCGAAGCCCTTGTGGACTGGCAAGCAAGTCATCAGTACCGTACTCAAGAATCTGCAACCAGCGGGAACTGCTGGTTTGAACATGACTGGCAAGAGTACCACTGCCGCTACGATGTGGGGTGAGCATGGCAAAGAAGAAGGTGTGGTCATCTTCAAAGACGGTGAGCTTATGCAAGGTATTCTTGACAAGAAGCAGATCGGTCCAGCAGCTGGCGGTCTTGTCAATGCCGTGTATGAAGCATATGGCTACCGCGCTGCTGGAAGGCTGTTGAGTATCCTGGGCCGACTGTTGACAAAGCTTTTGCACATGCGTGCCTTCTCTTGCGGTGTGGAAGACTTGATCTTCACACGAAAGGGAGAAGAAGACAGACGAGCTGCCCTAGCTGGTGCGGATTCAGTTGGTCTGAAGGTAGCTGCAAAGTATGTCTCGCTGGAGGACCAAAAGCCCAAGAGCGACGACAGAGAGCTACGAAAACGACTGGAAGATGTGCTTCGTGATGATGACAAGATGCAGGGCCTGGATTCGCTCATGAACAACAGCACAAGGGACCTCAGTGGTGACGTCTCAAATCGCTGCATGCCAGCAGGTCTGACGAAGCCCTTCCCGAAGAACCAAATGCAGACCATGACTACCTCCGGTGCAAAGGGTTCCAAGGTCAACGTCAATTTGATCTCATGTAACCTTGGTCAACAAGTCTTGGAAGGTCGCAGAGTACCTGTGATGGTCAGCGGTAAGACATTACCTTGCTTCAAACCATTCGAATCGAGCGTTCGAGCTGGTGGCTACATCGTGGATCGCTTCTTGACTGGCATTCGACCCCAAGAATACTTCTTCCACGCTATGGCTGGTCGTGAAGGTCTTATCGATACCGCTGTCAAGACATCTCGTTCCGGATACCTGCAGAGATGTCTGATCAAGGGTATGGAAGGTCTTCGGGCGGAGCACGATTCATCTGTTCGCCACACTGAAGACGGAAGTGTCATCCAGTTCTTGTACGGTGAAGACGGTCTGGATATCGGTAAGGCGAAGTACCTCTCGGACTTCAAGTTCACTGCCGAGAACTACCTGTCCCTCTTCCACACATACCAGATGGACGAGTCGAAACAGTTGCTAGATGACGAAGTCAAGGACCATGCGAAAGCCGCCGAGAAAAAGTTCAGGAAGACTGGTGATCTAGGTTCAAGTGAGCCGGCTTTGTCACTATACCCTCCAGGTGTGCACGGCGGCAGTATCTCGGAGAGGGTCCTTGCAGACGCGCGAGAGTGGCTCGACAAGGACCAAGAACGCCTGATCAAAGACAAGAAGAAGAACCCCAATGGCATCGTCAGCAAGAAGAACTTCAACAACATCTTGGACATGAGATACTTGAAGTCTGTCGTTGAACCAGGTGAAGCAGTTGGCGTTGTCGCTGGTCAATCTGTCGGAGAACCGTCGACACAGATGACGCTGAACACTTTCCACTTGGCTGGTCACGCTGCGAAGAACGTTACACTTGGTATTCCGCGACTGCGAGAAATCGTCATGACGGCAGCTGCCAACATTTCGACACCTGCCATGACTCTCGTGATGAACCCTGGCATCTCTGTTGATGATGCGAAGAAGTTTGCCAAGGGTATCAGCAAGCTGAAGCTGTCCGAGATTGTTGACAATGTCTCGGTGACGGAGTCGGTAGGCAAGGGTGTTGGATACGGGGAGGCGAGGAAGTACGACGTTAAGCTCGACTTCTTCCCAAGCGATGAGTACCAGAAAGAGTACGCGATCACGATACAAGACGTTGTCGCGACCATCGAGCACAGACTGCTGCCAAGACTGCAAGCTGCGACGAGAAAGGAGCTAAAGAAGCGAGGTGCCCAAAAGTCTCTGAAGACAGCTGCTGGCGATGATGCGCTACCTGAGATCGGCCAGTCAGCAGGCAGAGTAGAGGAAGAGCGAGCTCGACCAGAAGGTGGACGTGAAGGCGGTGAAGACGACTCAGATGGCGAGGGCGACGATGATGCGACGCGCGACAAGTCGAAGAGCAACAAGCAACAAGCGGGCTACGATGCCTACGAAGACGACGAAGAACAGAACATCAGACAACGCCAGGTAACTCCCGAGCCTATCGACGGCGAGGAAGACGAGACATACGGCGGCTCACCACGGTCGTCCGTCGAGCCCGAGGAAGATGGCCCCGGCGCACGCTCCGAAGCAAAAGACCGCGCAGCCCGCATCAGAGGCAACGACAAGACCCACGACATCGTGGCCTTCAACTTCGACGACAAAAAAGGCGCAACCTGTTCCTTCACCATGGAGTACGACTCCGCCTCCGCCAAGATCCTCATGCTCAACATCGTCGAAACCGCGCTCCACCAAGCCCTCATCCAATCCGTCCCCGGCATGGCCCTCTGCATGCTCGACGAAGAAGGCACCAAAGAAGCCGACGGCAAACCCATCCTCGCCGCCTCAGGGACCAACATCACAGCCATGTGGGACTACCAACACATTGTCCACCCACACCACATCTACACCAACTCCATTCACGAGATCCTGATCCACTACGGCGTCGAAGCGGCGCGCAACGCGATCGTTAAAGAGATCTCGGGGGTGTTTGGTGGTCACGGTATTTCTGTTGATACGAGGCATTTGACGCTCATTGCGGATTATATGACGAGGGATGGAGCGTATCAGGCTTTTTCACGAATGGGATACCGTAACAACCCAAGTCCGTTCATGAAGATGAGTTTCGAGACTACACTGAATTTCCTGAGGGATGCGGTGTTGGAGGGCGACTTTGATGATCTTGAGGGGCCTAGCGCGAGGATTGTGGCGGGACGAGTTGGGAAGATGGGAACCGGTGGATTTGATGTGCTTATGCCGTTGGCGGAGAGCCAGGAAGTTGAGGAAGATGAGGATGTTGAGATGGAGGACTAG
- a CDS encoding Non-canonical non-ribosomal peptide synthetase FUB8 — protein sequence VSSEVKAIPTVIEELAQQHPNNTWMTIPNDPELCNGLRNITYRELSLAVKSLASWISKEIGIGKIDIDTAAYIGVNDMGYAVAGSACIRAGYKALLPSPRNSQEGQASLFKTTNCNTLLHSAGVDSYVETIRTALPDIRVYQIPSFDDLLEIGANTTEPLHAYTDKEDDIVVILHTSGSTGLPKPIYHNNGSIHVMGQLRNLPVPDGRRNTQIALFQPDVPMPTVAPFFHMMGRAITWASVLNRAPIVVLPPEKPVNADIIIKVLEQARPRQMISPPSVLEEVVEAPGGLDALSKLDYVFFGGGPLATLTGEKLIKVTKLVSSPLAYRKIRMTGSISSGPLARELTWNWTVIKPADRRFQGVFHTFPNIKEWRTKDLFEQHPEKKGLWLYKGRKDDVIVLSNGEKFNPVGFEKIMESHPLVKGAVVVGQARFQTGLLIEPEWSLVSESEDPTRLLDQIWPLIERANAEAPGHGRVWRSDIAIAKRDKPFKRTPKSSIARRWTVELYNREIDALYSNEGTDEAVGKLPADADPDTTKDFLRKLFRVKELSIPDSASEDDDIFSFGTDSLQILALASSLSHACSEGREVTISPRDVYAHPTINSLAQFLQHGGEDSQISCEETMAKMVKKYTHGLSRKRGPADIRQPEQHTYILTGSTGSLGNYALQQLIASPSVAHIYCLNRSADAESRQRQTFQERGAPTDFSNVTFLQSDFSKDQFGLKDDVYGTMLDTVDLFIHNAWAMDFNKTLQTYESTHIAGTRRVVDFSLESKYRAHIVFRWRLPAIHPGETEVPEQMFDDHRIPIPGGYGESKHVASLILAAAAENAGVPASVIRAGQLAGPYGEGQPWNKHEWLPSIVISSKALSMVPERLGNQDEIDWVPMDLAARSVIDMSESRTQPDQDVLAVAHLVNPQAVSWSKIVPTVRDALEAETGNKVEVVPFRQWLDELKKSPATPEEVEKKPGIKLIDFYEGLLSEGGGLPQLSTSETEKLSTTVRTMKAVDEGLMKKWLGQWRE from the exons GTCTCGAGCGAGGTCAAAGCAATTCCCACAGTGATCGAAGAGCTGGCACAACAGCACCCGAACAACACATGGATGACGATTCCCAACGATCCCGAACTCTGCAATGGCTTACGCAACATCACGTACCGCGAACTGTCACTGGCTGTCAAGTCTCTCGCGAGCTGGATATCAAAGGAGATTGGCATTGGCAAAATCGACATTGATACGGCAGCATACATTGGCGTGAACGATATGGGATATGCCGTGGCCGGCAGCGCGTGCATCAGGGCAGGATACAAAGCACTCCTACCATCTCCTAGGAATTCTCAGGAAGGACAAGCATCGCTTTTCAAGACAACGAACTGCAACACTCTGTTGCACAGCGCGGGCGTCGACTCGTACGTCGAAACGATTCGTACTGCTCTACCTGACATCCGAGTCTACCAGATTCCCTCTTTCGATGATCTGCTAGAGATTGGTGCCAACACCACTGAGCCGCTTCATGCTTACACCGACAAAGAGGATGATATTGTGGTCATTCTACATACATCAGGTTCGACTGGGCTTCCAAAGCCTATCTACCACAACAATGGCAGTATACACGTGATGGGTCAATTACGAAATCTGCCGGTACCGGACGGGCGACGCAACACACAAATTGCGTTGTTCCAGCCAGACGTGCCCATGCCGACCGTGGCACCATTCTTCCACATGATGGGACGAGCGATAACTTGGGCCAGTGTACTGAACAGAGCGCCCATTGTCGTACTGCCACCAGAGAAGCCTGTCAACGCCGACATCATCATCAAGGTGTTGGAACAAGCAAGACCGAGACAAATGATATCGCCGCCATCGGTGCTTGAAGAAGTGGTGGAGGCGCCCGGCGGTCTTGACGCCCTCAGCAAGCTTGACTATGTCTTCTTCGGTGGAGGTCCACTGGCTACATTGACTGGCGAGAAGCTCATCAAGGTGACGAAGCTGGTCTCATCTCCGCTCGCATACCGGAAGATCCGCATGACTGGAAGTATTTCGAGTGGGCCCCTGGCGCGGGAGTTGACATGGAATTGGACA GTCATCAAGCCGGCCGATAGAAGATTCCAGGGTGTTTTCCACACTTTCCCAAACATCAAGGAGTGGCGCACCAAAGATCTATTTGAACAGCATCCCGAGAAGAAGGGTCTATGGCTCTACAAAGGACGCAAAGACGATGTGATCGTCCTCAGTAATGGCGAGAAATTCAACCCTGTCGGCTTTGAGAAGATCATGGAAAGTCATCCGCTGGTCAAGGGCGCTGTCGTCGTTGGCCAGGCCCGGTTCCAGACTGGTCTGTTGATCGAGCCCGAATGGTCGCTGGTGTCCGAGAGCGAAGATCCTACACGACTGCTCGATCAGATATGGCCGCTGATCGAACGTGCCAATGCTGAAGCTCCGGGACACGGCCGGGTTTGGCGCTCTGACATTGCCATTGCGAAGCGAGACAAGCCGTTCAAGCGTACCCCGAAGAGTTCCATCGCCAGAAGATGGACTGTTGAGCTTTACAACCGTGAGATCGACGCATTGTACTCGAATGAGGGCACCGATGAAGCCGTGGGCAAGCTTCCGGCAGACGCCGACCCGGACACCACGAAGGACTTCCTCCGCAAGCTATTCAGGGTCAAAGAACTTTCGATCCCGGACTCAGCTTCAGAAGACGACGATATCTTTAGCTTCGGCACCGACTCGCTTCAGATCCTCGCGCTCGCGTCGAGTCTCAGTCACGCATGTAGCGAAGGTCGAGAAGTCACCATTTCTCCTCGCGATGTATACGCACACCCGACGATCAATAGCTTGGCTCAGTTCCTGCAGCATGGCGGCGAAGACAGCCAGATCTCATGCGAAGAGACAATGGCTAAGATGGTAAAGAAGTACACCCACGGCCTGTCGAGGAAGCGTGGCCCAGCAGACATTCGGCAACCGGAGCAGCATACGTATATCTTGACCGGCTCGACGGGCTCTCTCGGCAACTATGCTTTGCAGCAGCTTATCGCTTCGCCATCTGTCGCACACATATACTGTCTGAACCGCTCTGCTGATGCAGAGTCTCGTCAGAGGCAGACCTTCCAAGAGCGTGGCGCACCAACAGACTTCTCGAATGTAACCTTCCTGCAGAGCGATTTCTCTAAAGATCAGTTCGGCCTCAAAGACGACGTATACGGGACGATGCTGGATACTGTCGACCTCTTCATCCACAACGCGTGGGCCATGGACTTCAACAAAACGCTACAAACATATGAGTCCACTCACATCGCCGGCACGCGCCGTGTCGTCGACTTCAGCCTCGAGTCCAAGTACAGAGCGCACATCGTCTTC CGTTGGCGGCTCCCAGCCATTCATCCAGGCGAGACCGAAGTCCCCGAGCAGATGTTCGATGACCATCGGATTCCCATTCCAGGAGGCTACGGCGAGTCCAAGCACGTTGCATCTCTCATACTTGCAGCAGCAGCCGAGAACGCTGGTGTGCCTGCCTCAGTAATCCGAGCAGGACAACTCGCTGGTCCGTACGGTGAGGGTCAACCATGGAACAAGCACGAGTGGCTCCCCAGTATCGTTATCTCCTCGAAAGCTCTGAGTATGGTCCCAGAACGACTTGGAAATCAAGATGAAATCGACTGGGTCCCGATGGATCTGGCTGCAAGATCCGTCATCGACATGTCGGAGTCCCGCACCCAGCCAGATCAAGATGTACTAGCTGTCGCACACCTTGTCAACCCGCAGGCCGTAAGCTGGAGTAAGATCGTACCTACCGTTCGCGACGCACTCGAGGCGGAGACTGGCAACAAGGTCGAGGTTGTGCCTTTCCGACAGTGGTTGGACGAATTGAAGAAGTCTCCCGCCACGCCGGAAGAGGTGGAAAAGAAGCCTGGCATCAAGCTGATCGATTTCTACGAGGGACTGCTGTCTGAGGGCGGTGGGTTGCCGCAGCTATCGACGAGCGAGACGGAGAAGTTGAGTACGACTGTGAGGACAATGAAGGCTGTCGATGAGGGGTTGATGAAGAAGTGGTTGGGTCAGTGGAGGGAGTAG